The nucleotide window AATTGAAGATGAGGTGGCTTTTGAAGCCGTCTTTAAAGCCTACTATACACGCCTTTGCAGCTATGCCCACACAATGCTCAACGATAGTGAGGAGGCTGAAGAGATGGTTCAGAATACCTTTATAGTGCTATGGGAAAATAGGGCGAACGTAGATATTCACACTTCGCTAAAAAGTTATTTATACCGAGCCGTTCATAACAGTTGCCTTAATCGCATAAAACATTTAAAGGTTAGACAGGAGCACACCGATTACTACATGCATACCCACGAGGAAGAGGTGGATACTACTGCGCATACCATAATGGGAAATGAGTTACAGCATCAAATTAGTGAGGCGGTGGATTTGCTACCCCCTCAATGCAAGCGTGTTTTCACCCTTAGCCGTTTCGAAAACCTTACTTATGCCGAGATTGCCATTGAGCTTGGTGTTTCGGTAAAGGCGGTGGATAAGCAAATGGTGCGCGCGCTGAGAATTCTCCGCGAGCAGCTGAAAGATTATCTTCCGCTCGTTTTACTTTTACTGCTTTTTAAAAAATAAATACAGCCGTGGTTGCACATAG belongs to Williamwhitmania taraxaci and includes:
- a CDS encoding RNA polymerase sigma-70 factor produces the protein MSCIHLFYKVQESDVVVGIQIEDEVAFEAVFKAYYTRLCSYAHTMLNDSEEAEEMVQNTFIVLWENRANVDIHTSLKSYLYRAVHNSCLNRIKHLKVRQEHTDYYMHTHEEEVDTTAHTIMGNELQHQISEAVDLLPPQCKRVFTLSRFENLTYAEIAIELGVSVKAVDKQMVRALRILREQLKDYLPLVLLLLLFKK